The Quercus lobata isolate SW786 chromosome 4, ValleyOak3.0 Primary Assembly, whole genome shotgun sequence genome segment GATATTGGACTTTCTCCGAGGTATATATCTTATTACCTGGCCAGCAGTTTATAAAATCACATTACAGTTGTTAAAGATGTTTTCTGTTGAAATTTTGTTCACATTATGTTGAAAAAGAACAATACATGGAAGGAAAGTGGTGTTTATCCTGGGTAATGTTGAATTTGGTAATAAGGGATTTATCAGGTACAAGTTTTATATGTTATTTGGGAAAAGTAAATTTGGTGATATTCTACCAGACTCAAACTCTTATTCTTTGCAGCATGATGAGATTTTAGTTTTGAGATATAGTGAAGTCAgcaaataatttatatcaagCACACACTAAGGACACTACCTAGAACTTCTTGATTTCCTTATGTTTTCATCAAAATTGTTCTTGACTAAAGTTTTTTGTCTGTTGCTGCATTGAGTTCTGTTTACCTCATGGTATAAATGAATTGTTGAGctcctataatttctttttttgacattGCTGTTTCATTTTATAGGGATGCTGCTATGGTTATGCTTTCAGGTCAAGTAGCTGATGGATTTACAACCATATTGGCTGGTGAACTGgtacatatttatatttttttttccgtttttttttttactcacaaatTGATATGCTAAACATACATATCTAGATACTGTAAAATTAAAACAGTAGAGTATTATATCTATCTGgtccattttttgttttgttttgttttgaatgcCTTTTAATATCCATCattgttttttcctttctttgatttttcctttttgttatttaattcaTTGGAGCCTTCACAATGGTGCTCAAGTTTGAGTCTAGTGACAAGTTAACATGTGTTTCTTATACTTCTTACATGTGAGTGTTTGATTCATTTTGCATTGCTTGCTTCTAGTataaagtgaaagaaaaaaaaaggaaatagcAAGCACTTTCTCTAATTTGTGATTGGGTTTACAAGAGGGTTTTACACATGTgaaaccttttaaaaaaaaatgtctaataTACACTAACAATattgaacaaaagaaattaaattctatatgttcttcaaatcagtttttttaaaCCTCATTTACTAGCTCTATATAGGCAAATGGTTTCAGAAGAAAGTACAAATGCAGATGTCATGTCTGATTGATATGTTTTCATGTCCTACACAAGATTGTATGCACATATTATGATTGCCTAGGGCTAGGTTTTAATATCCAGTTATTCTGTCTCCTAAATgattgaaattcatttacaaaatttttgttaaatacaTAAGCTcctatttttggttgtttgggtGATTTTGAGGGGGGGTAGGGGTGGGAATTGTGACCTTAGCTTGCTGGAAATAATTCTGCTTCCTATTGTTTCCATGATAGATTGACAGGTTTGGACATTTCAAAATATGGCATGCTGCAGGCTCTGTTCTGGTTGCCGTTTcattttcttctgtttttggTGGTTGCGTACCTTGTAAGATCTTTGGTACTTCTTCATCAACATTGGAAACTGTTGGCTACAGCTTGTTTGCAGCAATCTTCAATGTTGGTTGGGCTGCTACTCAGGTTTCACACATGTAATAACCTTCTCAATCTACAATTTCCAGTTGAAACATGCAAATcatcatttctattttttatccTATATAAGAACAAGGGAAAAGGCACTGCTGCCACTCCTTTAAGTGGTTATTATTCTGTGAACACTCATAATTTTTTGGGCATttaattgaagcctaaaaaacTAATTGGTAACAAATGgctattttgttttatttctgaatttttgTCCATGCGGAAGGACTAGCCTGAAAGTTTGTTAATTTAACAAATGGATGATCACATAAAACAGGGGGTCCTTATGGAAATTCCTTAAAGCATGGGGCACCAGTGAACCCCTTCACCTGGCCCCTCCACATTGATGGAAAAGATAAAAGGAAGAAACACGTGTCATTGGCTTTGGAAGTATTTTTCACTTATGCTATGAACCTTAACTGTTTTGTTGAAGGTCTATGGTGAATTGCATCACACTGAATTCAACGAGTAGAGTAGTGCTGACTAGCTGTCGAAATGCATTTACAATGGTCAGCTTCGAACTGAATTCTATTTGGTTGTACTTGTCTGTATGTTGTAACACGGTACcaatgaaggttttttttttggtaactttttTTATAGATTGCCAACCTCAGCCTATATGCAGTTGCTCTAATAGTCTTTGCCGTCACCAAAGCAAACACATATGCTGATGTTGAAAATCAGGTATGTCCAAAGAATTTTTGATCTATTATTAAGAGTTTTCCTTCTGGATTTTAATCACTGTATTCTACCAAGCAGTATCGATGGATTGCATATTCATCAATTTTTGTTGGATGCTGCTTCGTGGGCATATTCCTTTTTGGAACCAAAGAGCCAAGGTGACATAAATAGTCTTAATCTTTGAAGTTTCTAGGAAATGTCTTTATAATGCTTTCTTGATGTGTTGCGACTTGcgagataaaaaattaatcttataGTACCATGACCTGTAATAGTGTTataattcttaattttgtttggtttaagaTAAGAAAAATGACTATGGGCgtttaatttcaagttttgttgTTTTGCCTTTGGTACTAGATGGATAAAGACCTCATTTTTTCACATTGTCTAATTGAACCATTTGGTTAGAAACTAGATGCGAGAAATTCCAACACCATCAATATAAGggaaatatttgaaattttagaaagttTGGGGGTACCTCGGCATACttaattacaataattatttaCTTCTCTTATGTAGATCCAGGGTAGGAGCACAAGGAAATTTTCATGTTAGGATTGCATGGGCTTACTGGTTCAAGCGAGTTCTATATTATGAAGTTGCTATCGTTTATGTGCTCACCAGATTAATTGTCAATGTGTCACAGGTCAGTGCTTTTTCCTGTTTAGTGGTGTTCATTTTAACAAACAGAAAAGAactttatatattataacatCATATGAGGAGCtgatatttttaagaatatctTAAGCCTCCAAGAAAAAATGTCCTATGACAAATGGGCTTCCCTACTGGAAAAATCAGTCCACTAatattacaaattataaaagaagCGATTTCCCTAAAATTGGTAAGCTATCTTTGTAGTTCTGATATCAAGATGGCTTCTTTTGTCAGGCGTATCTTGCATTCTATGTTATTAATGATCTACGAATGGCCCAATCAGCTAAAGCTCTGGTACATGCACTAACCTTTCCAAATCatatttcttttaatcttaaaaatattttttttttttgataagtaaaagttTATTGATCTCAAAAAATggaacaccctagtacacagggagtgtacaagggttcaaacaatcaagaacaaaaattacaagaatctaagaaatcaagaaaggaTGGAAAGGATTGGTTCAGCAAAGCAGCCAACCAATCCATTAatgttctaaagaaaaatagcttCAAATCTGATATGGATCTCTCCTTATCTTCAAAGCACcgactatttctctccctccaaaggcaccacaataagcaatgaGGAACCATAAGCCATATATACCCATTTCGATGACGGCCAAAACTGCCTTGCCAACATGCTAGAAGCCCCACTACATATTGTGGCATAACCCAACTCACTCCAAACAACCCGAACACCATAGCCCACATATCCATTGCAACCGggcaatgaagaaaaagatgatcaaCCGATTCcccattacacttgcacatgtagcaccaatcTAATATCCAAACCTTCCTTCTTCGTAAATTGTCAATCGTTAAGCATTTTCCTAAAGCaacagtccaaacaaagaaagctactcgAGAAGGAACcttctgcttccaaatgcttttccaaggaaaacaATAGTCAGTAGGGCCCACTAAGAGATTGTAATAATCCCTAACTGTGAATCCCTTCTCTCTAACAGACTTCCAGCACATTTTATCCTCACCAAGCCCTCTAACCGAGACACCATATATGGTATCCATGAAACTGGCCAGTGCCTCTAGTTCCCgagcatgcacacccctaaagaAACTTACATCCCAAAACAGGATTCCGTTATCAAACTTCATAACCTCAGCCACACTAACCTCTTGATCTCggcaaaatctaaacaattcaGGATAGCTGACTGCAAGAGAAGTTTCACCACACCAATGGTCTTGCCAAAATTTCACCCTAAACCCATCCCCAATCTCATATAGAATGTGTCGAGAGAAAGTAGACCATCCCcgactaatatttttccacaagcCAACACCATATGGACCGTTAGTAGGTCTAGTACACCAACTTCCCCATTCACAGCCATATTTCACAGCTATCACTTGCCTCCAAAGAGCAGCCCTCTCCATCCCAAATCTCCATAGCCACTTCCCAAGTAGAGCTTCATTAAAAGGTCTTACCTTtcttatccccaaaccacccGAAGCAATGGGTGTGCAAACAGTAGCCCATTTGACCAAATGGAATTTTGGTTCATCACCAATGCCACCCCATAAAAAATCCCTCTGAAGTTTCTCAATTCTGTTAGCCACAGAAGCAGGAATAggaaataaagatagaaaatatgTGGGTAAGTTAGATagagtgcttttaattaaagtgactctacctcccttggaTAAGTACAAACGTTTCCATCTTGCTAATCTCCGTTCTATCTTCTCCAGAATTGGGTTCCAAATTGATTTATCCTTACATTTAGCTCCCAAAGGAAGGCCTAAATATTTCATTGGAAGGGTACCTTGTTTACAACCAAGGACATTCAACAATAAGTCAAGATTATGCACCATACCAATAGGAACCAGCTCTGACTTGCCCAAGTTTATCTTCAGACCAGAAACCGCCTCAAACCAAATGAGAATCATACGGAGAAACAAAACTTGGTCCAAatcagcatcacaaaaaattaaagtgtcGTCCGCAAAGAGCAAATGGGACACCTCCAAAGATCTTCCCTCTAAACGACCCACAGCAAAACCTGACATGTGACCATCATGGACAGCCTTATCCAACATTCTCCCAAGGGCTTCCATCACCAAGACAAACAACAAAGGGGACAATGGGTCTCCTTGTCTCAACCCCCTGGAGCTCTCAAAAAACCCACAAGGAGTGCCATTTATCAATATAGAGAATCGAACGGTAgatatacaaaagaaaatccactgCCTCCATTTAGCAGAGAACCCACTCCGTTCTAGTAACTGCATAAGAAAACCCCAGTTGACATGATCAAAAGCCTTCTCAACATCTAATTTGCAAAGTATCCCTGGCAAACCAGTTTTCACTCTACTATCGAGGCATTCATTAGCAATAAGCACAGGGTCAAGAATCTGCCTGTTCCTCACAAATGCATTTTGAGAAGGAGAAATTATATCTTCCATGACCGTGCGAAGTCTGGTGGCTAAGACCTTGGCAATGATTTTATAAACCCCCCCAACAAGACTGATGGGGCGAAAATCCTTGACTTCAattgctggattttttttagggatgagAGTGATGAATGTTGCATTTAAGCTTTTCTCAAACTgacctttagcaaaaaaatGGTGAAATACAGCCATAAGATCAGTTTTGAGAATACCCCAACATGCTTGGAAGAAGGCCATTGGAAACCCATCAGGTCCAGGAGCTTTGTCACCATTAAAATTCTGTATGACATCCAAAATTTCTGCCTCCTCAAAGGGTCTATCTAACCAATCAGCATTATCACCGGATATCCTAGGAAATACCAAGACTTCTGGAAAAGGTCGAACAACTTGCTGCTCCGAGTATAAATTCATAAAGAATTGAGTAATACAATCAGCAATCATACCTTGATCAGAAGACAAGGTTCCATCAACCATAAGGCTCTCAATACCATTATTTCTTCGATTGGAATTAGCCATTCTATgaaaaatttttgtacttgcgTCCCCCTCCCTCAAGTGTAGCATTCTAGACTTCTGCCTCCAACTAATTTCTTCCAAAAGAATAAGCTTTTCAATCTCGGTACGGAGATTAACTTGTTCTAACTTCTCCTCAGCTATTAAAGGTTGAGTCTCCTCTTTAACATCCAAGTCATTCAATTTGTTCCATAACAACTGTTTCTTTAAATTGACATTGCCAAACTCCgtttcattccatttttttagGTCCAACTTCAAGGCTGCCAACTTCTTAGCTAGTATAAAACTCGGGTTGCCTTGAAACAAATAGGATGCCCACCAAGTTTTCACTTTATCCACAAAATTTTCCGCcttcaaccacatattttcaaaacgaAAAGGAGTTCTACCTCTCCGATGACTCCCCCCTTCCAACAGAATTGGGTAGTGGTCTGAAAGTATCTTAGACAACCTTCTCTGTGCCAATAGAGTGAAATGATCCGCCaaaagtggagagaaaagaaaccgGTCAATTCTAGAGGCAGAGAAATTGTTGGACCAAGTATAAAGGCCTCCTTCCATAGGTATATCCATCAGCCcatgaaaagagataaaatcCGAAAATTCATACATAGCCCGAGTACTAGTTGTAGCCCCTAATCTCTCCGATGGAAAACGAATTATATTAAAGTCACCTCCTAGGCACCATGGCACATCCCACCAACTAATCAGCCCTGTCAATTCCTCCCACATCTTCCTACGCCTCTTGTTCGAATTTGGCCCATATACACCTGTAAAAGCCCACTCAAATTGATCGCCTATGTTTTTAAATCTGCATGAAACAGAAAAGCGCCCTACTGCTTCTTCCACCTTTTCCACTGCCCTCCGATCCCACATCAATACAATACCTCCAGAAGCACCTTCTGAACCCAAGTACAACCAATCTACATATGGACAACTCCATATACTTCTGACTACTCCTCTAGTAATCCATTCAAGCTTAGTCTCCTGCAAACAGACAATATCAGGTCTCCATGCACGCAATAAATTACGAATCTGAAGTCTCTTCCCAGCCTCATTCAATCCTCTGACATTCCAGGAAATCATCTTCAGATTCATTTAGGAACAGAGAGAGCCCGCTCCCTATTAATACCACTGCGCCTAGTTGAAGTAGAACCATAATTAATCGAGCTGAATAGACCCTTCAGCTCTCTAATACCTTTCACTCCAGAACTCTTCAACTCACGTGCTTTTTTTTCCAAAGCATCCCTACGGTGTAATTCAGCCTCAACAGCCAATAAAAAGGTGGTTGCTTGATTTTCCAAACCTTTTAGGGACGTGCCTAGGAAGTTATCAAACCCTTTAAATCTGCTTTGGACCCACTCAGAGTAAGCTTCTCCCCTCACTGGATTCTCCACACCCAACACTTCCTGCCCTTCCATTGCCAAAGGTAGAGAAAAGGCCAGTGGTTCCACACTTAGAGGCGACAAACCCTCTACATTAGGTAGCTCAGAAGACTCTGAAGTGTCTGAGACCCAATCCTCCACAAGTACTTCATTCTCATCAACTTGGGCTGAGGACACCTCCACAACATTTGAACACTTCAAGGGGACCAAGGCCAATTGGGTTTGCTCTTCCAATACCTCTGTGACTTCACCTGGAGGCAGAGAAATTTGAATCGGAACCGCCACTCTTCTTCCATCTCGAAGTTCAAGCACCCACTGATCTGAATTCCCCCATTTCTTGCTAACATTGCCGGAATTCTCCTGAAGTATCAAACGGATGTCTTGGTGCAATTTCTCTTCACCGTCGGAGGTGTTTGCTGACTCATCGGACTCATCGGAGCTGAAAGAAGCTGTATCGGACCCATCGGAGCCGAGAATCTCATTATCGGGCTCATCGGCGCCAATAAAGTCAATACCGGCACCGTCGGAGGCTTTAATCGACTAGGCTAGCCTCAACAAGCTTTGGGAGTCAGCTTGTGGAAGTTCCGAGGTAGAGTCCTCAGCGCCTCTGCGGGTATCGCTGACTGAGCTCTTCGAAGCAGAAAACAAGTTACGTGGGTGAGTCTCGCTGCTTTGAAGAGTTTGTTTTGACTTGGGCCTCCAGACTTTGATGGGCTTGGGATTAAGTTTGGGCTTTGCATTGAAGGGGGCTGTGGGTTTAAAATGGCTAACGggcttaaaatttttgtctttgggTTTTTCTATGCAGCCCACTTCCTTGACTTTGGACCACACTACCTGCCACTCACCATCTGGCCCACGCTCCAATCTCAGGCCAACATCCAACGTTAAAGGTGAGTCATTGATACAGCTGTTACTCTCTGTAATCTCAACCGACAATTCAGCCTTAGATATAGCTTGTTTCTTCCCAGCATTCAAATCGCGTATATCGTGGCTCTTATTGCTCAAGATTGATTCggttgaaatttgaaactccGGCATTAATTGCTTTCCTTTTCTGCTACCACTACCCTCTCTCCGATCACCCTCCGCCGCTGCCAGCAGAAAAGTTTTGTGATTCTCCACTCTCGGTTTCAGGACAGAGATAAAAGACTGTTTGGTTGCAAGTGTCCCAGGTGCGATTGCTTTCCTTAGATGAAATCCAAAACCTTGCCACCCACTACTAGCTTTCCCTTCTGGGACCACGAGAAGTCCTTTCCGACGGCCATGGATGAGTTCCGAGATCATTAAAAAACTGCCGTGTGAATTGGCGCCcaattgcaaaataaaaactttctcaTTATCCCTAAAGGTACGAGCAAAGTTACCGGATGTTTTAGTAGACATTAGATCCTCCACAATAGCTAGCAAACGCTTAGCGCTTTCTCTGCCCATGAAAACTGATCGGAGAGAATCCCGACTTCGCTCAAAAATGCGTAACATGAAATACATACCTCCCTCCTCGACTGAGAATTCGAAAGTCTTAGATTCaacgaaaaagaaaattgaaccccCCATAACAACAGAGGACAAAACACAAGTATTGTGACTAATTCGAGGTAGCCAGGCCTCTCAGATGTTGTACATAGCTAATGTctaatttttgtgaaatttttagcattaaaaatattttatttggaaaaatgatGCATGGCtaattctttcaaattgatGGAAGCAGGTTCCTGCCATCATCTACACTTGCAGCTTCATTGTATCTGTTATTCTACAGGTCCCCTTGTGAAACCCACTTCCTTGGTTGAAAAACCGTGTTTTCtacaaattctttatttattgataCCTGACCTTTTCAGGAGATTGCATGGACTGGCCAACGCCTGAAGGCCTACTACACTGCTGGTGGCattatttggatgttttctggtgCAGCAATCATTTTCTTACCTAGAAGCATGAGTGCTTTCATGTACATAATATCAATATTTATTGGTGTAGCAAATGCTTCGATGATGGTATGATCTAATATTCTGTTCTATTAATCTTTTCTTCATTTCAAGTTATTTATTAGTCCATTTCACTTCTATGACATTTTAAGATAAGTGAAGCATTGtccttattgttgaattttattatcaataaaagaaaaggcattGTCCTCATGGTTGATGGAAACCAATTAGATTTGAGAATCAAAATATTATGACACGATAAACAACCAGCCTTCTAGGACTTGTTACAGCAATATGACAACCTT includes the following:
- the LOC115983979 gene encoding major facilitator superfamily domain-containing protein 12-like isoform X1 gives rise to the protein MMGNSIEDDDDSFNKPLGRRSVIYYGMGHMLNDITAACWFTYLLLFLTDIGLSPRDAAMVMLSGQVADGFTTILAGELIDRFGHFKIWHAAGSVLVAVSFSSVFGGCVPCKIFGTSSSTLETVGYSLFAAIFNVGWAATQVSHMSMVNCITLNSTSRVVLTSCRNAFTMIANLSLYAVALIVFAVTKANTYADVENQYRWIAYSSIFVGCCFVGIFLFGTKEPRSRVGAQGNFHVRIAWAYWFKRVLYYEVAIVYVLTRLIVNVSQAYLAFYVINDLRMAQSAKALVPAIIYTCSFIVSVILQEIAWTGQRLKAYYTAGGIIWMFSGAAIIFLPRSMSAFMYIISIFIGVANASMMVTGISMQNVLIGENLGGCAFVCGSLSFLDKISCGLALYVLQSFQSCSPELQRTNAINVYISVTRFGLGLLPSFCALIGVAVTYSMKLHTPFSKPIMEPLLE
- the LOC115983979 gene encoding major facilitator superfamily domain-containing protein 12-like isoform X2; amino-acid sequence: MLKKNNTWKESGVYPGDAAMVMLSGQVADGFTTILAGELIDRFGHFKIWHAAGSVLVAVSFSSVFGGCVPCKIFGTSSSTLETVGYSLFAAIFNVGWAATQVSHMSMVNCITLNSTSRVVLTSCRNAFTMIANLSLYAVALIVFAVTKANTYADVENQYRWIAYSSIFVGCCFVGIFLFGTKEPRSRVGAQGNFHVRIAWAYWFKRVLYYEVAIVYVLTRLIVNVSQAYLAFYVINDLRMAQSAKALVPAIIYTCSFIVSVILQEIAWTGQRLKAYYTAGGIIWMFSGAAIIFLPRSMSAFMYIISIFIGVANASMMVTGISMQNVLIGENLGGCAFVCGSLSFLDKISCGLALYVLQSFQSCSPELQRTNAINVYISVTRFGLGLLPSFCALIGVAVTYSMKLHTPFSKPIMEPLLE